The DNA window ttttaattatttgttaccTACTtagtttaagaattttaatttaatttgtattttactatttaaaaatccTAAAGATAGATGGATTTTATTAGTTATgaaagttttaattagaaattattttctataaagaattaaaactattataaatagAAGGTGtctattttagttttagaagatccaaactattatttaaatttaataaaaatatcatagaacgttttctaaatttttttataattaggtaACCTTACAACTTGagaattctaattttatctttgctatacattgtataaataaaaaaacaaagtacaaaaataattattttcctattGAATCccagtttaaaattatttacacCATGCTATGACTGTAGTTGTTGTGCTTggtttttgccaaaaaaaaaaaaaaaaaacaaggaaaggcTGATCGACTTTGTTAACTatacaaaatcacaaaaaatcaaagtttgcgGCATTCCATGCTTCCGTTTCGAATATCAAGACATATTCTTTGCTATGATCTTGTCCTGGTTCTGCAGCCAGAGTTGTTGCTGTTGCAACAGACTTTGTTGATCCATGGAAACATTAGATACATGTCCAGCAGCCATTGTAGTAAGGCATGGTGCAAACGGATCGTCTTGATTGTGCAATCCTGCTGCTGTATCAGGATTTTGCTCGCTGAAGGTTGGGGTAGCCCGAAATGTAGGGGCGACTGAAAACATCTCATTGACTGGACATATTGATTGGCTGTCTGTGGTGGCAACAGTTGCTGGTATTTCAGTTGTATCTTGTAAAAATGGATTGTATTGGTGATCTGGTAGTGAAGCTTGATCAATGATATTGTCCACGATGGGGGGCTCAAATCCACTGTCTACATGAGCTGAACCATGATCAAAGAAATTGCTCACGGCGTTGGGCTCAAATCCAATGGTTGGATCCGGTGATGCTTGCATTGACTGGTTTGCTGTCTCTGCTAGGACAGCCTCCCAACAATCGCTTAGACCAGTGTTGGAGTCCAATGCTGAGGTTCGCTGACCTGGTTCTGGTTCTGATTCTTgttcttgctcttgctcttgctcttctGGTGGCCAGCCATCCAAAGATACGAGATCAAAAACACTATTTGTCGCACTTATTGCTCCTTGATCAATGGCTGGTGAATGAATCGAGCTAGAATCAGCAGTGCTAAGGATATCTTCAGTCTGAGATCGTATCTCAAACTGCTCCAAATAGTGATCCGTGGACATCGATGGGCTCGTTCCCATATCCGTTGCACTCATGAGATCCTCCAGTGAGGTGCATTGGGAGCCAAATTCAGATCCTTTCTCTGAAGATTCTTCCCACCCGCCATACCTATCAGTGCTTGAAGAAGCATCGTTGTTCGGTGGTGATGGAAGAAGCAAATGTGCTGGCGATCTACCATTTGTAGGGAAGGAAGACTGATCTCTTAAGAATTCTTGTAATGTTTCTAAAAGCTCTTGTGATATCGTCTGCACACTTGGGTACTCAGAAGTTCGTCCAACCCCAAGGCTTTTACACAAATCATAAAAGGAGCATAGctcttcaaattgttttgaggcCATGACACAAGTTTGGAAGGCATTGACACAATACTGTGGTTGTAACTGAAAGAAACTATCTAGAAGAAACGCAAGTCCATCGGAAATATCACGATAGAGATCAAAACTCTCTTGCACGATTGCATACAAAGAAATCTGCACCAATCTGTTTGTCTTAGCTGCACCCGTTGGTCTAGTTGCAACTGCTCTATCAAGCAATTTTTGCCAGTAGGAGAGCTTTTCGAGCAACATTGCCGGCTTCATTTCAGAAACTGAATCGTTGCCGCGTCTGCTTCTTGGATGGCTATTTTCCCGCTCTCGGTTTGTAAATCTTCTTTGAAGTTTACCGGTGAGGAAGCAATCCAACCGCTCGTCAAGATATAGAGCAAATGTTCGAACAAAGGCAGTGTAGTCCCAGGGTTTTGATTTGGAGTCGTCTCGAAAGCTTGAAATATTGAGAATCTTGGCTCCGCGCTTCATTGCAACAAGGACCTCTTTGGGGAAGTAAGGATCACCATCTTGGAAAATTCGGAGAACAAGCATAAGAGACTTAAGAGCAACGATCCAATTTCGTGTCTTGCCAATCCTCTTGGCAATAGCTTGGGCACAGACTGCTGCATAGACTTTATTTGAGGAGATCAGGCTGAGCACTTCGTTAACGTAACGTTCATCAACTGGGACTTCATCATGTCTGGTGGCCTTAAGAATTAAGACTTCGAGGTTTGATGCATTGGAGCTAGAAACCTTGGCAAGGCTAATGCTGGTTTTGTCTTTCACAGCACCGATAGCCTTCCTTAATTTGCTAGGCATGATGTTAAGCGACAATCCTTTTCCACTACAAACCttaatttgtttcctttctaTTTTCCACGAATAAAATTCTCTCTTCTTTGTGACTTTCTTGAATGATACTCTTGGGATTCTTCAGCTCGGAAGGAAAATTCTTGTTTCGAGGATGATAGGAATAAATTCTACCAAAATTTTGATGGTGGAGGCAACAGCAAATGCCTTGAGACTCTCATTACCTGTAGGCTTCGCTAATTCTCGTAATTTTCGTTGACTGAGCGCTAAAACCGTTTGCTAGAGTCATCCTAACAACTCATTTGtactttaatattatttaatattaatatttttttgtttttttttagaaaaatcatcgaGAAATCATGATCATCCGATGATTATATCATAATTAACCTCACCCAACTTATAATTTGAgttgatggtgaacacttgtaCAATAACCATTAATTTGTTATGATTTGTGTACCTATCTCATAATGGTTTGTTAAATCattcaaaagttcaaaaaatataattgcgTCTACATTTGACTCTTCATCTACAATTGAACATTCACCTGCATAACTtggattcattctcattgcatccataatcaCTCctataatgattattattatcatttgcAACTCCATGCACATTGCTAGAACTAGAAATTAACCTAACCATTCTTTCTATCATGGTCTCATAAGAAACATATGGTTCTCCGTGTGCAAaccaacacaaatatttttccatgaatcttttttgtagaagatgtaTTGTAATAACATCAGGATTGAGAAACATTTTATTTGTACACCTCTTACATAAATATCTAATACCGCATccactaatatttttcaaaataaatagtgTGTGTTTAATAAAACCCTCAACCTCATTACACTAATTTATCCTGCTTAACACTTCAGGTGAAACTTAATACATCCAAGAACGATCAtccattatttatatgaaacctatatagaatattgatgacaacatgatttaattaataattttaactaaataaattattggtaCCCAGTTAATTAACTATCATtggtttaattcaaaattattcaatctattttaatagtatcatttaatgattatcaattttctccaaaaaaaaatcaaatttctccaAATTTACCTAAATTTTGAacttcaacaataaaattgacaaaatataaaacatgcacgttaaataactcattatttatttcattaaaaaaaatacctaagttacaaaatcaaacttaattttattagatgacaaacaaatacaattttttaaaatctcaaacaaaccctaatatgTACAAATCACACATTaatacaacaaatttctataaGAAAatgctataaaacaagtaaacacacaaaaaaactatatatactaCGTAAAAAACAggttacaataaaaaaataagtaggtTTACTTACTTGATGTGACACatcttcaaaaaatattgaactggAACAAGGATATTAACAGACTAAAAGTTGGGGTGGCTGGATTTGTAATGATAGTAGCttgatttgtgaaaaaaatagggAGGGTGTTGTTttctataggaaaaaaaaaggaatgagaaATAGATGAGGGGGAGAGAGAATCTAACATGTTATAACTGAAATATTACCGATAGATTCACCAATAGATATTAATGATGGTTATATTTCATCAGTAATTTTATCTATAATACTGAcacatcatatttttttgatagAAATAACATGGGAATACCTTcccaattttttcttcattccttgat is part of the Populus trichocarpa isolate Nisqually-1 chromosome 2, P.trichocarpa_v4.1, whole genome shotgun sequence genome and encodes:
- the LOC7458287 gene encoding clathrin coat assembly protein AP180 — encoded protein: MPSKLRKAIGAVKDKTSISLAKVSSSNASNLEVLILKATRHDEVPVDERYVNEVLSLISSNKVYAAVCAQAIAKRIGKTRNWIVALKSLMLVLRIFQDGDPYFPKEVLVAMKRGAKILNISSFRDDSKSKPWDYTAFVRTFALYLDERLDCFLTGKLQRRFTNRERENSHPRSRRGNDSVSEMKPAMLLEKLSYWQKLLDRAVATRPTGAAKTNRLVQISLYAIVQESFDLYRDISDGLAFLLDSFFQLQPQYCVNAFQTCVMASKQFEELCSFYDLCKSLGVGRTSEYPSVQTISQELLETLQEFLRDQSSFPTNGRSPAHLLLPSPPNNDASSSTDRYGGWEESSEKGSEFGSQCTSLEDLMSATDMGTSPSMSTDHYLEQFEIRSQTEDILSTADSSSIHSPAIDQGAISATNSVFDLVSLDGWPPEEQEQEQEQESEPEPGQRTSALDSNTGLSDCWEAVLAETANQSMQASPDPTIGFEPNAVSNFFDHGSAHVDSGFEPPIVDNIIDQASLPDHQYNPFLQDTTEIPATVATTDSQSICPVNEMFSVAPTFRATPTFSEQNPDTAAGLHNQDDPFAPCLTTMAAGHVSNVSMDQQSLLQQQQLWLQNQDKIIAKNMS